The genomic region AGCACTCTGAAAATTTGAGACAACAATCGAAGGATGGGTGAAGAAGGAAACAAAAGGATGAAAATCTAACGCCAGTAACAAGAAGAAACGCAAATTCAAAACCTACCTCCCACAGAGGACATCGCAGAAACAATCTGTCTGgattctacttcttcttcttcttcttgttcctcaACAACGAAGATCCGCCACCAACAGCGCTGCCACAATTTAGGGATAAAGAGCTCGATTTTTCCTGGAGTGAGTCCATGTTCTTAGTTATTGGTTAAGATGTTAGGGTTTCAACACATAGCATCTTCTTTCTGAAGATAAAAGAGAACGAAGGGTTTAttttaattaatcattaaaataaatTGTAATTTCTGAGTTGGCACTAAATGGCCAGTTCACTCAATCTGAACATGCCAGCAAGGAGTGAATAGGGGCACGTGTCTACTCAAACTAACCACGCCACACGCTGATGGCCAGAATGGTGATTGTGTCCGCCGGAGTTTATAATTACTGTGCACGCGTGACTCATTAAATGATTTATGTGTATTTGTGTCCAGCGTATGAACTTTCAAGTGTAATTTTGTCCATTCttcctatttttattttcagtattttttgttttcaagataagaaaaaaagaaaaaaattaaaagtttgaTAGTAGAAAACCAGATTTTGttgtttctattattttctcttctcttttcatAAAATCCTGAAAACAGGGAATacagaagaaaataaaaacacaagccAAAAACACATTTTCCGGAACTGACTATAGCAAAGTAACCATGATTCCATGAATGGTGTATGCAGATTCTGTAGCATAGAGCTGGAACTGGGCATTGTTTTATGTTGCAGCTGCTTTACTTTCTGGCTCGCAATACGCTGCCAACCAGCCCGGCCAGCTGCAAATGAAGAAAAGTTGCAACTGATATGGAATGCCGTTATCCGCACCTCTCTAAACCTAGCAGGTACCACAAATGTAGAATAGTTGGGCAACCCCTTGCAGTGTGCAAGGAACCCTATAAATTGGAGAAAAATGCAATTTAAATGTGTAGTTTCAGGTAGAGGTTGTTTACGAGTTAAAGCTACACAACCTCTCCAAGAAACGACTCTCAAAAAGATGAACCAAACCAAATTAATCCATGATTCCCTTGTACCCTTTATTTATAGTAACTAACTTCTCCAACTAACTACTTAATCCTAACACAACGACAACATTTAACCCATGGATTGCAAACTTGCCATCTGGGGGGAGATATAACAAGGCTTGAAGGAAAGTGAGAAAGATGAAATCCACATTGCAACCAGCAGTACAGCACAGTCAAAAGAGGCATGTCCATAGCCTTTTACTTCATCAGGTATCATCATACCACCACAAGATATGAGAGACTGTTGATAGGACCTGAACTCACAACCTCTAAGTCACAAACAAGTCACAAGGTAGAAACCTTACGATTTCACCGGGACTACCTACCTTGGTAGCAGAATTGAGAACTTCTTAGAGTTCAAACACATCAAAACAACATAAACATTTTGTAACAAGAAGCAAATTGAAAGAAAATTGTCATAGTAATTTATTGTACTTTCAACGTGCATATTCAAATAACATCACAAAATAGGTTTTAATTTTCAAGGAAGTTAATTATCTCTGCTTTCTGAATCTCAAGGACGTGAAGAATAACTCAGAAAATTTGCTTCATGTGTTCATTCACATTTATGTTACCACAACCCAGTAATGGTGTAACAATGTGAACGTTATTGCTAACTAACTATCCTATGTGGCAACTCTAACAAATTCTTGCCAGTAATATTTAAAGCACCCAACAGCACACCCATATAAACAAATTTATCGgggaacaaaaaagaaaataaatgaaaaccCAACACTATTAATTTGTTCAGATTACAACACTTACCAATACCATTATCGGTACAACTAATACTACTAGAGAAGTCCCATTTGGTTCTCTTTCCTTCAAAATTGACAGGCATACAGTATATGCATGCAAAGAATGAAATACTCACTACTATGGTACATTATGATATATTTACGCTGCTGCCGACTGTTTGTCCTCATAATCATCAAGATTAAGAGCATGCAGCAACTTTGGCCAAGACTCCGGAATTCCTCCAGGCAGGTCAAACACCAATAATTTTCCTCTACTACGGTAGAATTCCTCGACAGGCCGAGTCTGCAGCGTTAATGCCAAAAGATCCAAAACAAATTAGAAATCAAATGGAAATATTCATTCATAAAAGACTTAGAAACGCAAACCATTTATACAACTCCCTAAGATCTTGCAAGCAAAATAATAATGCAAGTTCACCTGAACAATAATAGCAACGATAGAACCATACCATTTCATTGTATATTCGAAGCCTTTCTCTCACCACTGCTTCAGTGTCATCTGATCTGGTAATGAGCTTCGACAAACAATTTGACGGAGGAAGAAGAGGGGCCATGATGATTCCAGGGCTCCCATCCTCAGCCTTGATGTTGATGGAAGCAATATTGAAATTCCCCCCACACTGATTGCAAATTCTCCTACCAAGGCATTTCTCAAGAAGTATATCTTCTCGGAGCTTCAGATTAATTACCAAGTCAAGGTCAGTCACCCCTTCCAATATTTCCTGAGCAGCACAAAAAATAAAAGTCATAAAAAAAACTTGAGCACTTGTTCTATAAACTGCTACAGTGAAAGTAAGCACATTACATAAACACTTGGGACTCCAAAACATAAAAGTGGTAAAGCAACTTGAGGAGGAGAGACAAAGAAACTGATTGCTTAGGTTCAGCATAACTCACATGATGATGAGATATATAGAAATACGTTTATATAAAGACGCATCAAATGAGACCTTGATATACTTATTTCAACAGTGGTAAAGCAGTTGCCAGAAGGGGGCCAAGAGTAGTAGCTGACTAGCTGAAAAGGGAACTATGAAAGATGCAAGGTAACTTAAATCATCACATCACAATATCATATTATAATTTAATTCTCAATGCAAATTACACTCTTTTCCGAAATCTAATACCAAATGGCAATATTCTAGTTTCCCATGTTCATTTAACCAGATTTTGCAATAGGAAAAGGGGAGAATACCTAGATTAAAATACACTTTACCGAAGTGAAGATACTCACTGCTTGCTTTATTGTTCGAGGAAAGCCATCTAGAATAAATCCCGTCTCGCCATTAGCTTCTCCAGCAGCCAGTTTTTTTGACAACAAACTTATGATAAGTTCATCTGACACCAATTGACCTCGATTTACAATTTCCGATAGCTGCAAGACACCAAAAATTACAAAGCTGAAGGCAAACAAGACAGCATAATAGAGCAATTGAAATTTACTCCTGTAATACCTATGCAATAGTTAACTCTGAAACAAATATTCAGTCAAGTGACCATTAAGAAGAGATTGAGAACAATCAGGTATCCAGTACCTTAATCACATACAAATGGCAGAATAAAAATTATGAGTAATCACCAATCAAGACTTCACTAGTATGGATTAGGAGAACATTAGGAGTTAGGACTGCTGGGTTTTTCATTTCAGCCAGAATTTTGTGGAGGGAAAAAAAAGATActgttgaaaaaataaaattttaattctgttttcacacttttttttttcttcacaaaATCTTGAAAATAGAAAATACCGAAACATATTGTTTAACATATATATAGACACGCACATAAAAAATGCAACAAAAACCAGTGCTCCTGCAAAAGTTCTATTTTGGATACACATACCCTTCAATTTTCTAACTCCGCCTATGCTACATCTGCGATACATAGCTAGTCCCAAGCCCGGATAAAGGGggagggttgtgttaggcctTCGACAGCCAACATAAAAAATTAGCTGAATTTTCATAACATGGATCAAAGACGTTATTGCACTAAAGCTAGATCGTTGCCCGGAAGTAACGCGCTGTATGACTCGCGTACAGTGCCAAATGAATAAGAATCGCTGCATCGATGTCCGCGTGTAGTGTTAAATGAACAAGGGTTCCCGtgttttcgtgaacggacgaggataaataagctagttcacaaagaaaaaggtaaAGGTAAAACTTggagcgacagaaggttgagatttagGACATAGAACATAGGCACTCAAACAAGAAAATCCATAGAGGTGGTAGATACTATGACAAGGAGAAAGATCAACATCATGTGCtaacaaaatacaaaatagatCGGTGCGAAaactagggagttggatacttccgGGTTCAAACTTTAGTATACAGGAAAAAGCGTACAATAAGGtgtcaagggaggtcttatggaaggttttggaaAAGAAGAGTAAGGATTGCATATATTCATGCAATTAAAGATATGTATAATGGGCCTACAACTAGTGTGAAAACTCAAGATAGTGTGACAAAGGAATTTCCTATTAGTATAGAATTACACCAGAGGTAATCCTTAAGTCCAaatcttttcacattagtcttggaagtactcacagaacATATCCAATAGCCTGTGCTATGGTACATGCTTTTCGCCGATGATATCATCCTTATGAGAGAGTCAAAGAAAGACTTAAATAAAAAGTTTGATTTATGAAAAAAAGATTTAGAAGTGCATAACCTGCGCATAAGCTGTAGTAAgatggaatatatggaatgtaagttcggccGTCGAAGGTAAAATCCTAATaaaaggtgaagattggagaaaatatcatacgaaaagttaaaaattttaaatacctTGGAtgtcatacaggataatggagagattgaatagAATGTAAATTATAAGATACAAGTAGGTTGGTCAAAATGACGAAGTtcgtctggttttatatgcgacaaaaaaatgtttttaaaactTAAAGATAAATTCTATCACACTGCTACCAGACCGACTATactttatggtacagagtgttgggcGGTCAAAGGAAAGCACGAATATAAGTTAAGTGTGACAGAAATGAAAATGTTAAGATGGATAAgtagtcatacgcgattggatagaataagaaacgaagatataagagagagagttggagtagcacttaTTGTGAAAATGATGGTAAAATCGCGTCTCAAGTAGTTTGGACATATGAGAAAAAGACCAACAGATCACCCAAGAGGGTGGATGAAATGAAAGATGGACAAAGAGTGAAATGCAGAAGAAGACCTAAAAAGACCATCCATGAGATGATCAAATGAAATTTACATGTAAATAGACTTTCTATAGACATGATACATAATAGAGCATGATATCGTTTGATTTATGTAGCCAACCTCACCTAATAGGACAAAACTTTGTTATTGTTGGTGTTTATACCCATTAATTTTCTAGTAGAAGTGCAGTCCCAAAAAATGACATATGAAAGCGGATGTGGGCTGAGACCCAAAGAAACTTTTTAAGAGTGCATCTGGAATACAATGGAATTGGAATTGATTTGGTTACAAAATCAAATTCTTTGTTTGGAATAGATAAGAAATAGATAAGTATGGAAGAGGTGCTAGAGGCCTCCGGTCAACTGCGCCAGCCACCGACCCAGGGTGACATCTGACTACTGATATTGATGGTGTAAAAAATAaaggataaaaatataaaatcaaatcattatataaatttttaaatccaAGCAATTACTACTATTAATTCCAAACACACTAATGCATTTCCAATTTACTTCTTTTCAAATCAAATCCAATCCAAAAATATTTGTTCCAAACACAGTTCGAACATTGGAATTGTTGGTACTTTGAGTAGGAGGCTTCACAAAACCACCTCATAGTTTGGAATTGCAAGAACAactctttaaaaaataaaataaataagaaatcaGTGGCAAAATTTCCAGAAGAGTTATAGTAAAATGGCTAATCACTCTGGAGAAATAAGTCAAAAGGTTTCATTAGTTTTTTCATTTCCCCTGTAAATTGAAAGAGATACATTAtgaaatcatatgcttgaaatggATCATGCTACAGTGCATACAAATTCATTCAAAGTCAACAACAAAACATCATAaacgttaaaaaaaattaagccttccgagaatgaaaaaaaaaaattgaaaagaaaaaaaggtgCAATATAGAGAAACCTCCGAAGAGAAGGGGCCCGAGGAAGCGAGCTCTTCCCTAACGAGATCGCCGGTGGCGATGTGAGGGATGCCGAGGAGGTNNNNNNNNNNNNNNNNNNNNNNNNNNNNNNNNNNNNNNNNNNNNNNNNNNNNNNNNNNNNNNNNNNNNNNNNNNNNNNNNNNNNNNNNNNNNNNNNNNNNNNNNNNNNNNNNNNNNNNNNNNNNNNNNNNNNNNNNNNNNNNNNNNNNNNNNNNNNNNNNNNNNNNNNNNNNNNNNNNNNNNNNNNNNNNNNNNNNNNNNNNNNNNNNNNNNNNNNNNNNNNNNNNNNNNNNNNNNNNNNNNNNNNNNNNNNNNNNNNNNNNNNNNNNNNNNNNNNNNNNNNNNNNNNNNNNNNNNNNNNNNGCCAAGGAAGACCCACTGCACCTGCTGCTTCTTCTCATTCGGTGGCGGCGGAGAGGGGAGGGGGTTGAGGCGAAAGTGCGGCGGCGCGTGGGGCTTGTTGTTGTTGTCGTTGGTTCCCGAGGGAGGCACCGCCGAGGAAAGTGACCTCCACCTCGCCAGTAGTGAAGAGATGGAGGAGCGGTTCGCTACTCGGGTTACGGCCGACATGAGAGGAAGAGTAAGGGGGACAAGGGAAAGGAGAGAGTTGGAAGACAGATGGGGATGAAGAAAGAAGATGGGACTTGTGAGTTACTTCCTCACGTCACGTGCTTTTCTCCTAGCAAATCCTATTAATTAATTAGTAGTATTTAGAGTCCAAAATCAATTATTtatcaggtttttttttttttttttatcatttcatAACCACGTCCAAATAAACATTTTCTTGTGGATTTTAAATGGTTAAATCTTATGGTAATTATTCTAATGAAAATGTTAAAAACATCTTTTTATAATGGTTTTTGTTTAAAAAGTGTAATTTATTTGTTTGCtcacattttaaataaaaataacacttTATAACATATGAAAATTAAACCCTACAATTAATCATCCAATAATCAAAATAAAGTATTTTCacatgatgataataataaaatcttcATTGGAGTAGCCACCAAATCTTATTATGTGCCGGTGAAATTTTGGACGTCATTATTTTAATTTTGCGAGGAGTTTTTCGACTCCATCCTTGTGTGGATTCGAATTACTAACCTTAGTATTTAGTATTATCATGATTTTGCTATGAGAAGAATTACAATGACTATTGATGCATCTATCAAGGTTGATATCGCAACTAAAGAGACAAAACAAAGATGTTTTGCTAGAatgtatatttaaataaatttagaaTTGTCAATCGTGGGTGAAATCGTTATTAAAGACACCAAATTCAAAGTAGAATATGAAAACTTGGACTTTATTTGTGATAGGTGTAGATGTTTTGGTCAAACCATTTATTAGTGCAACCAAAGATCGAAGCATGATAAGTAATGAAAAACGAATGCAGTACCAATAAAAAAAGTGAAATCAGATGATGAGCCACACGTTGTGTCATCAGAAGAGGTGAAAAACAGTGATGAACAAGCATTAGTAAAGAGCGAAAATCAAGGAAATGTTCTAATTGTCAATTCCAAAAAGATTGTCATGCAATCAGGAATAACAAAGTAGAGAATTATTCTTCATGAAGATACATTGCATGGGAATAAATTAGAGGATCAGGAAATGATTGATTTACTGGGATCACAAGACAATAATAAGTAGACACAagttaacaataaaaaaaataatttttgtggctaataaatTATCACAATTGGATCTAACTTTTTAGTTTGTTACTAAGGTCTCTTTGAAAAAGGGTTTAATTTCTTCAAAAACAAAGCTTACCTCCGTTTTGAGTAGAAATCATAACCATAAAGGAGCAAAAATCTTTTATCAACTTATGAAGAATATATCAGAGAGAACCTCCAGAaagaaaatggcaagaaaatttttaaaattccatCTCAAACTTCTATCTCACAAGAGAGGAAGACATGTCTCTCTTCAAAACTTTTTTGATACAAATGACCACCAACTTGAGTCTTTGGAGAAGCAAAATGTGAAAGTGAATCAAACAGCTCTGGCAAAAGAGGGAGCTATTTTTCATGAAGATACATTGCATGGAAATAAATTAAAAGATGAGAGAAAGACTAATTTATTGGGATCGCAAGACAATAATGAGTGGACCCAAGTCAacaacaaaaaaaagagaaaaatagtcTTTGTTGTTAATGGGACATTATAATTGGGTCCAACTTTTTACTTTGGTACTAAAGCCTCTATGAAAAAAagtttatatttttcaaaaacaaagtttatttttgttttaagtaaAAATCATAACAATAAGAGGACAGAAGTATTATATTAGCCTATGAAAAATGTATCGGGGAGAACTTCTAAAAAGAGAATGGTAAGTGAACTTTTAAAACTCCATCTTAGACTTCTATCCATAAGAGAAAATGACATGCCtttcttcaaaactctcctgATAGAAATGACCACCAACCTGAATCTTTGGAAAAGTAAAACGTGAAAAGTGGATCAAACAGTTCTGACAAAAGATCATGGTCCTCCATTATCGGTCTAAGATCGGTAGATTTTCTgtatatactatctttattttaacTTTATAAATAGTGTGAATTATAAATAGTAATAAACTAGCTCGTGTTCATTACAAAGAGTTTGTCAATAAATTTTACCCCCTCTTTTTTGTTCTTTTGGAGACTTATATTAGGTTTGATTCTTTAGAAGTCTTTTGGAATAAACTAGTTGTCAAGCTATTGAAATTTTTGAGGCTAATAGACATAGTGGTAGCATGTGTGGATCTTGTCCTCCATCAAAATAAATAACTACAAAGTCATAGATATTATGGATCAATGTATTTGTATTGAAGTGGCTTCAAGAGTCAGCAATTGGAGATTTTGTGCAGTGCATAATAACCCTGTTCAAGCTCATCAAGTTAGCTTATGGGATTATCTCATTAGCATGGCTGAGGAGGTGTCTTGTCCGTAGATTGTTGTGGAAGATTTTAGTGAAAGTATTTATCCAAGTGAGGTTAGTGGAGGATCTTTCAATTTGTCTACGGCAAACTCGTTAGCTATATGTTGTGAGGCAATGGTCATATAaccgttattattaataaattagtaTTATATTACTTTGTATATACTACTTACAAACACTTCTATTATCATAATTTCTTCTAATTTGTTCAATATCTTCTAAAATTTCTAAAATAGGAACTGTTGTGTAGCACTCTCACTATCAGCATGTTATGTTTTcggctgtgccactctgatagcaagaagtattacgatgacttcatatacttaataataaattaGGAGCCTTTGACTCGGAACCATATCGttgttttctttaaaaaaaatggaaaagactTTAAAATTGAAAATCATCAAGCATATTCATATATACAAAACTTATTATATAAGTAGCTTATagatataatatacatataaaacatacaactccgaTCCTATTCCtcttacaaaattataataacaaaggcgagggaaGAAAAATTATAACAACATCATATAAACAAAACACAATAAAACTCTTCATAATGCTCCTTCATCCGATTCCTGAAAAAGTAAAGCTGTAggaggtgagaacctaaccacacggtctcaccacggagttttagAATTGTCGTAATAAGATATTTAATAGgaaaactattttcaaactcAATGATTATCGTTGTCTTGTGAATCTTTTGAAAACCAACGGTTTAACcatccaaaaattcaaaaccttCTTTAAAGAAATCAGTTAACTATTCAAATCAAAAACCTTTCTTTTCGtataagaaaatcttaaaaagttttctagactgtatgaatgaccaacctattcc from Arachis ipaensis cultivar K30076 chromosome B02, Araip1.1, whole genome shotgun sequence harbors:
- the LOC107625250 gene encoding adenylate kinase 1, chloroplastic (The sequence of the model RefSeq protein was modified relative to this genomic sequence to represent the inferred CDS: added 55 bases not found in genome assembly) gives rise to the protein MSAVTRVANRSSISSLLARWRSLSSAVPPSGTNDNNNKPHAPPHFRLNPLPSPPPPNEKKQQVQWVFLGCPGVGKGTYASRLSNLLGVPHIATGDLVREELASSGPFSSELSEIVNRGQLVSDELIISLLSKKLAAGEANGETGFILDGFPRTIKQAEILEGVTDLDLVINLKLREDILLEKCLGRRICNQCGGNFNIASINIKAEDGSPGIIMAPLLPPSNCLSKLITRSDDTEAVVRERLRIYNEMTRPVEEFYRSRGKLLVFDLPGGIPESWPKLLHALNLDDYEDKQSAAA